Part of the Quercus lobata isolate SW786 chromosome 6, ValleyOak3.0 Primary Assembly, whole genome shotgun sequence genome, AGTAGTTTTGAAAAGGTAAAGAATTGGGAACTTCATTACTTCACCTTCATTGCAGTCAATTACAGCAGAACTGGAAGCAGCAAAAAAAGAGTTGTCTGTGGTCAGAGAAAAAGGTTTTCAGTTCATGTCCTCTATGGACATTATAAGAAATAAACTAAAGCGTGTCACAAAAGAGACAGTTTGGTTGAAGAAAATAGAAGTGAATCCTGATTTAACCGTTCAAAATCACAATTCAAAGCTGCTCAGAGTCAAGTCCAAGTTGGAAGCTGTATCTGCAGCTAAGGAAAAGGCAAAATCAATTTAGTCAATCTATTCCTAACTCTTGATCAGCTTAAGACAGAAGAGAggctgaaaagaaagaaaagtagttttcgtgcatgtgtgtgtgtgtgtggctacAGAAAAAAAAGGAGCTTAATACAGCAAAAACTGCAACCATTAAGGCAAACATAGAAAAGACTGAGTTTGAGATAAAATTAACCGAGGAAAGATTAGAGGCAGCCATGCAAGAACTTGAGGTAATTAAATCATCAGAAGCTTTAGCTCTTTAGTATCTGAGAACTCTTATTGACAGCATAGTTCCAAGATTAGCATTTCAAAGTTTGAATGAGTATCTAACTGGGCGTGCAGTTCGGGCTGAAGGAACTGCTGATAAAAAGGTTGCTACTGCACATGTATGGATTGAAGCTCTAAAGGCCAGTGAGAAAGAAATATTGATGAAGACAGAATTAGCTCAGAGAGAGATCAGAGAGGTAAGGGTGGAGGAAGAATGTGAGGCCTACAAAACAAAGAGATCACTTTCAGCAAAAGTGTACAGTTGAGGGAGAATTACAAAACTGGAGACAGAAATGCAAGAAGAATGCAGAAGCTGAAAACTTGCAACTAGAATTACATAGAAAATCTATGAAAGGTAATGGCAATTTTACTCCATCCAGGCGAGCCAAGTTTCAGAATTCTGCCTCACCAGGCTCACGACATCTTAATTCTTTCACtatatagaagaaaaataagGTAATGCCTAATCTAGCTAAGCTCTTTAGTGGAAAAAGAAATGACAATGATCTGAAAGCTGCCTGAAGTTTGGTGGAGCTATCTGCACCTGTTTTCACAAAATCACTAGGCAAGTGAGTCCAatgaatcaaaaaaataataataaataaatatataaaaagaaaactgtGACATACTTCAAGAAATTGGAGTTGGTAGTTGAAGTGATGACTTCATAGGGAAGTGCCTTTCTTTAACATTTCATACTTTCACTTTGCTTACTTCAAAGAAATGACATTCTTGCTTGAGTGTGAGGGATCCATGTGTAATAACCATGGGCTAGTTTTTCTAGCTATAATTTATGTCAATGTGGTTGATCATTTTGAGGCAAGAAGAAAACTCTTGTGGCTACTCATATTGATAAAAATTCCCTGCCAATTGTGGTTTCTTGAATGCTCTGGCTTGTTTATGTTAGTACATGCAGCTTCAGTTTTTGTGTAGACATTGGACATGTAGCAGTGCAGTTTTGCTCCAACATGGTCTTGTCGACTCTATCAAAAGTCAAACATCCCTACTGGACCTTATTTTGGGTTGAAATATTATCCAAgttgatgaggataaaattaaatagacaagagtgacagtacacgCCTTGACAAGGGTGACGAGATGTGTTTGCCGTCAGCATTTCTTCAAGGCTGACGGGGACCTGAAGTAAAGAAACGTAGCACATGTTGAGTACCATAAAGCTGGACATCCTGAAGCTGACGGGTCTTAGTCTGACGGAATAACATAAACTAACGACGTCAGTCTATGGAATGTTTGATCTCCACGTTTGCATATGTAAGTAAATAACTTGCTCCCCACGTTTCATGAAACCTAAggactcctatatggaaagaatcccgtaaaatacgcccaagaagactcctataaggaaaagacttctactccaaggaaaagagggGCAGCCCtcgctactataaaaacccaagcaccctcacaaaccaaggtacgcataattttaccctctctagcactctagagcagtgagaatagttctgaTTTAatcttcggagggtgtttggccggtaccacaccggtactctctgctaggttcttcctttttgttgtgcaggtgccatttgcgacgtacgaggaacgtgtgactcactggtggtattattttcggcatcatcacaAGTGCTTCATAGGTAAGAGATTAgtcaagaaaaaaagaggagaaaatgGAAGTGAAAGAACCTTGTTACTCACCAACAGGCTTTCCTTGCTGAGGAGAGCAATTTGATTTCTAAATCTTCTTATTGACAACttaaagatgcagagaagaatATAGAAGTGTGATGAGGATGGCTTGATTTGCCACTGAAGTTCATGCAGAATAGCCAGTGatcatgaaaaaaatttacaaatagtTTATTCCGTGGTGAaaacttttcagcaaaatatTTTGGCGTTAACTAAGTTCCGTGGTGAATAAGATCCTACAATATATCCAGATTGCTGATAAAAACTCAGAGTTAATGACTTTGAAACACTGAAACTATTGTGAGTTTTTGAATAGTGTACTaacaatgaaaatttcaaaattgtaaaGAAAACTGCTGATATCTTCCTATGTTGATTTCATAATCAATAAAACATGCTAGAACAAGATAAAACTTAGAGATGTGTGTCAGCATGTGCACAAGTATCTCAAGTGCATCTAGATTTCAATAAGATGAACAACATTAATTTTACAACAAGGCTATAAGAAGAGTTAACAAATGCACCAAAGTAATTTATAACCTACTCGTGTCCAAAACCATATTACAAGTTATTAACCAAAAGATAGTATGGATAAACATTGTTTTGGATATGAACTTAAAAGGAACATAAAAAGCATTTAACAATTGTGGATAAAGTGTGCCTATGAAGCTTTTTCATTGTGTAAGTTCATTTTTCATAGATTGGAGAACACTGGCTAATGTTAAAGAAGAGATGACTTCACATTATTATCATCCAACCCTTCATAATCAATGTCGATTTAGTCTGAAAGAGAATTATCTGCCTCTATATTTTGCATTTCAGATTCTATTAATGCATACATTCTTGCATGTTCACGGTCTCTTGGGTATGTGCAGTAGAGGAAAGAGTAGATGAAGCAACAAATTGCAGCTGGAATGCCAATTGCTGTGTAGAGTGCCTTGGCAAGTGATGCAGCATTCTGTCTATCTGTTTCAATCTCTGCAGAGGTTGATGACCCTTTCGGAATTGGTTTATAACCATAAACGTTCTGAGCCAAAATCCCAACTACAGTGGGAGCAAATGACGATAGTATGGTCTCAAATGATCGATCCAAAGCATAGATGCTCGTACGGGACTTCTCAGGGACTATTTCTGCAAATATTGGACTGTCCACACATTTTACGTTCAAAGAAAActagaaaaatagagaatatgaGATATAATTCAATTTGTTCAAGTTAAATTTGCCTGAGTTTGGCCTGCATTACTTCATATTTAATATGACCAAATGCTTTCAGATATAAAAGTAGTACTCATTTATGCTGGAGACCAATAAGATTTACTATTGGAAAtattacacaaagtaataaaggaagaaaaattttaacacaaaagatgaatagaaaataaataactttgaGGCACAAAATTGTTATCCTTAAACAAGATTTTCCCTTACACTGGAGTTGTTATAGGGTTATCACAAACTTGTTTCCAGGATACAACCAAGTTGTTGGGTTCTACAAATAGCAATTCTAGAGAACACCCGTAGGATTTCTTGTATTTCTTAGAAACTAAGTTTGTGGGAGAGAAAAGAAGTAGTAGTTATCAAGTGAACATAaaccactatttatacccataaggttatatttcattaaaaggGACGTATGGAAAGTTAAAACATTTCATAAAACCGTTCACAAGACTTGAAACATTTTCAAACGTTCaaaacaattaccaaaaaaattctatagaaaATTCAGTTTTATGAGTCTCGACCGATCAAGAGTAATCAAGAATCGATTGAAGGCtcttttcgatcaatcgaataGGAATCGAATAGCGATTGAGTAAGGTAGAAGCTCCAGGATCATTTTCCCCATTACTTCGATCGATCTAGCAAAAGTTTAACTAATCAAACATACTGAATTtcgaattttcacttagaaaatttcaaaactcGAATTTATACTTTATCaactttatgaaacaatattcttcaaacttaaacattattattataacctatccatgtatatacctatatatacaacatttaCATCTATTTTAAATGCTTTCTCTTAAGTTATAATATTTCATCAAAAAGCACGTATGGAAAGTTAAAACGTTTCATAAAACTGTTCACAAGGCTTGAAACCTTTTCAAGCGTTCAAAACAGTTACcaaaaaattctgcagaaaattcAGTTTTTACGAATCTCAACCGATCGAGAGGAATCGAGAATTGATCGAACGCtctttttgatcgatcgaataGGAATCAAATAGCAATCCAGTAAGGTAGAAGCTCCAAGATCATTTTCCCCATTATTTCGGTCAATCTAGCAAAAGCTTCGACCGATCAAACATATTGAATTtcgaattttcacttagaaaattccagaactagaattttttactttatcaactttatgaaacaatattctccaaactcaaacatcTTTATTACAATCTAAccatgtatatacctatatcTACAACATTTACGTCTATTTTAAATGCCTTCTCTGAAGTTATAATATAATTCAAGATGATTCTGATCACAACTAGTCAAAAATACTTGGCTAGCCAAAGAAGATAGTGAAGAATATGCTTAGAGCTGACGCATGATTAAGCTCCCAAAATATTGTTTGCAAATTTGGTTTTAACACAAGGGACTATCAGATCCCCCAAAAAAGGTGGGGGTAACCAAACTACCTATCCAAAAATTATATTCCTCAAAAGTTTTTCAAGGCTAAAACACTGTTGCTCTAAAATCTGGCTTCAGTATTGTCCAATTATGGATGGAAAACCTGACTTAATTGGTCATACAACAACCAAATGCATCAACAGTTCCTACACAGAGCAACTTGGTCCACAGTTATGTTTGAGGCCATTTATCTTAATAAACACTAACACCAATAATATCGGGTATCAGGTGATTAAGATTCCCTAGGGTGGTGTTACTATACTGTGGATGCATCATGCATAACATAACCCATCCCTATCTCATGTGCACTTGTATGCTGTGAAAATTGAGCACAAAGGTTTTTGGTTCTCAAAAttaggaaagaaaaatatatttgatcCAGTATACATACTTGTTAGTTGCTGCAGCATCCCAGGATGCAAAAAATCCCAGAATGAACAAGGCCAGTCCATGCATAAATGCAGTGGATGGATCATCGGGCAATACTAGCAGCAAAAATGCAGCTGTAGGAACAAGCGAAGCTGAGCTTATTTGTGACAGAATAATTCTTCCTGAATTGGGTAAGCATTTTGCAAGGTTATCCCCCATCCATCCACCAAACACACATCCAAATGAACCACCAATAATTAGTATGGTCCAAAGGACTGCCGTTTTTTCATGGGAGAAACCTATAAGCTCCAACCACATAGGGGCAAATGAAAAGGCTGATCCAGGGATTGAACCAGAGACACCTTGTGCGACAATTATCTGGAAAGATGGGATTCTTATTACCGATTTTGCTTCCTGAATCAGCTCTTTAACATTTGACCAAAAAGGTTTATGAATAACTTGATTTCTAGCACCACAATCACTCTTAGAAAAGCGTGGATCATTCGCAAAGAGGTGGACCAATATCCCAACTATGACACTTATAAATGCTACCATATGGAAAGCAATTCTCCAGCCAGCCACGCCCATTACTGATTTTGAGGCTATAAGTACTGAACAGAACCCACCAAAGATGGAGCCAAGGTTTCCTGTTAGTTCTAACAATCCAAAAGCCAAACCACGATTGCTAGCTTCAGTTGAGTCAGCAACAAGAGACTGAATGGCAGGTATGACAATGGCAAGTCCAATTCCATTTAAACCTCTTGAGACTGCAACCTAATTAGCCAAATAATCCTACCATATGTTACATTATGCAGCTGAATTAGAAAGGCCTAATTTTCCTACCAAAGCAATAAatgccataaaaaaaattcttgccCACAAGTCTATCCGACATACATAATCTTAAGTTGTTTAAGATTCAACTTGTCGAAGCTTCAACCATCAAAGCATGCAACTCCTCCATTAAAACTTCAACATTCCAAGTTTCTTATGTTTTTCCTTAACTCAATTAAACTTGACTTGGATACACCCAAATGcactaaattttgttaaaatgccATAGTTTTCAATTTCCTCATCAGGTTTCAAATATCATAAAtctcattttttcttaaaataggtAATATTATTTGGTGCCcaaattcctttcttttttttggttaactaGTTATTTGTGTTGTTTACAATTGCCTTcgactttctttctttcttttttctttctttttttttttttttctttttttgtggaaaGTAGGTAGATAGTGGGGGTAGGAGAGGTCGGAGGTGAGATTC contains:
- the LOC115993602 gene encoding uncharacterized protein LOC115993602; protein product: MKSETVTLLLVNLASIMERADEKLLPGVYKEVGAALHTDPTGLGSLTFFRSIVQSLCYPLAAYLASNHNRAHVIALGAFLWAAATFLVAISSTFFQVAVSRGLNGIGLAIVIPAIQSLVADSTEASNRGLAFGLLELTGNLGSIFGGFCSVLIASKSVMGVAGWRIAFHMVAFISVIVGILVHLFANDPRFSKSDCGARNQVIHKPFWSNVKELIQEAKSVIRIPSFQIIVAQGVSGSIPGSAFSFAPMWLELIGFSHEKTAVLWTILIIGGSFGCVFGGWMGDNLAKCLPNSGRIILSQISSASLVPTAAFLLLVLPDDPSTAFMHGLALFILGFFASWDAAATNNPIFAEIVPEKSRTSIYALDRSFETILSSFAPTVVGILAQNVYGYKPIPKGSSTSAEIETDRQNAASLAKALYTAIGIPAAICCFIYSFLYCTYPRDREHARMYALIESEMQNIEADNSLSD